One window of Vibrio atlanticus genomic DNA carries:
- the icmH gene encoding type IVB secretion system protein IcmH/DotU — protein sequence MAGLFNEEPTVRLQRTANEQPQIRDRKEAPNVDTSGTERLIEGLTVYGSPLMNAATELLGILVTIRRQGAPRDINRFRQQLLGAIEAFRLRGLHLDYHPSVIEKSCFVLCAAFDEAVLYTTWGDRARWENHSLLSKVFSQRNGGEAFFVLLEKASQQPGKLVDFIELQYVLLSLGFKGLYRHGDDSQLYDITARAYGLIRHYRSETPMPVPQTQVLKEGKQPWLMISMAKTMAVTFLLLGCAYGFTEYWYHSRSQPLLTQFSAIDMSGVSFKKSNSDLVYLSTDDDLGRVSETPDLQGEKKEEQVAALEWEIILAVFSRPSDALRLSSELNQAGYESFTRESEHGIELYLDAGEDLKTIRKLKNELNVRFGLNATIKRAQK from the coding sequence ATGGCGGGATTATTCAACGAAGAGCCAACGGTGCGCCTTCAACGTACGGCGAACGAACAACCTCAAATACGGGACCGAAAAGAAGCCCCAAATGTCGATACTTCAGGGACCGAACGATTAATCGAAGGACTGACGGTCTACGGGAGCCCTTTAATGAATGCGGCGACCGAACTGCTCGGTATACTCGTCACCATACGTCGTCAAGGCGCTCCGAGAGATATCAACCGCTTTCGCCAACAGCTGTTAGGGGCGATCGAGGCGTTTCGTTTGCGAGGCTTGCATTTGGACTACCACCCAAGTGTGATTGAGAAAAGCTGTTTTGTACTCTGCGCCGCTTTTGATGAAGCCGTGCTGTATACCACGTGGGGGGACCGGGCCCGATGGGAAAACCACTCCTTGTTGAGCAAAGTTTTTTCACAGCGCAACGGTGGCGAAGCTTTCTTTGTGTTGCTGGAAAAAGCGAGTCAGCAACCAGGCAAACTGGTGGACTTCATTGAGTTGCAGTATGTCTTACTGTCATTGGGTTTCAAAGGACTCTATCGCCATGGCGATGATAGTCAACTCTATGACATCACTGCCCGAGCTTACGGATTAATTCGCCACTATCGCTCTGAAACTCCAATGCCTGTGCCTCAAACGCAAGTGCTAAAGGAAGGGAAACAGCCGTGGCTAATGATCAGTATGGCGAAAACGATGGCGGTCACGTTTTTGCTTCTTGGGTGTGCGTATGGCTTTACAGAATATTGGTACCACAGCCGCAGTCAACCGCTGCTGACACAGTTTTCAGCCATCGACATGTCGGGCGTCAGTTTCAAGAAATCCAACAGTGATTTGGTGTATTTGAGTACGGATGATGATTTAGGTCGAGTGAGCGAGACCCCTGATCTCCAAGGCGAGAAAAAGGAAGAGCAAGTCGCAGCATTGGAATGGGAGATCATCTTAGCGGTGTTCTCTCGACCAAGTGATGCCCTTCGGTTGTCGTCTGAGCTTAACCAAGCGGGGTATGAGTCATTCACGCGGGAAAGCGAGCATGGTATCGAGCTGTATCTGGATGCGGGTGAAGACCTCAAAACCATACGTAAGTTGAAGAATGAGCTAAATGTTCGTTTTGGATTAAACGCCACAATCAAAAGAGCGCAGAAGTAA
- the tssM gene encoding type VI secretion system membrane subunit TssM, translating into MGKKILSIFVVMSALMGTLALWLWLPDEQPAWIKWVALSLTAVIMSVTVIYWWRQRAKSQTTSKEHEQSVLLKQDTRVIEQLFRLAVKKIFGQGRNKLDSLYRLPWYLVLGGEQDAKSSVLLQNGFEPINERTEHDSDTEQYLRFWSNDHAVVVEVGHRIFDSEGIDEALWGVLAKQLFKYRPRQGLNGILTVIGCERLVVTDNKERSKLAAIYQEAILSMGGALDLVLPVYMAFSKADGIADFIDFFEGFTACDSENPFGITCDYDVSRRYDKHDFEQQSHKLIEALALQQFEQLNNANVDKAEAILAWPYQLRIVFERINELLSEIGRENRVREAVWLRGAYLMSSGQKGIKHDLLTHSVAERGEFNRLETKEQQPSRRGYFTQRIFSKVILPENNLVGVNEWRHAGYLVFRSAILVSIMALMVIGGLKLRDNWTADENWRSAAISQVRFYQSDIQALSQDYSMSDLVAILVELGDVVIAGIQPKPWHKLVSIKQGETAETIYKTYEKQLHQILLPKLEELISSELYVYVNLGNPSRIFEILRYYQMLFDRDQLNIEELQAYLVDILKDQGELSSDELAQLSLLIEDLFSGDYDQQLVPNQELIAVATNNLEGLSPERLIYARIKSMPQYRTQVDLRRQLGEKFDSLFTFSSGFHGYLVPEVFTKQGYGKLDLTAKSPLLRELMGEFKAIQGDMSGASVVELTELSKQIQRLYFADYVYYWKEMVNNIEVKPFVEAAELNYVLRNVRTPASSPLLDVMEAVVVNTTLAVEEQPDTKGQKRIASQLGLKKAKKVLNKANKINRAVGDKLLRLQPSFVVNEAFLPFSQFVNGSGKGATPHDELIVAVTELTSFYDTALTNANPGKAFHEYALAHAKGSRDPIVKFRLAGSQAPSQVASWVQSIREQVWGQVVQGSADYLNTQWDEQVYQFYAAAIEGRFPFAQHGRGEVNLDDFSAFFKPSGRVDQYIDQFLKPFVYWDNGRLKINEVDGLILPISDSTRAQLERTRQITRIFFGSSGGEMALTIGLKAQSMSTDVTEFRLRDAQTLFSYRHGPRVWRDVTWPSLGGDDHLSAEFFNGDNRLAGQSFTGQWALFRAMFSRSSRATTSRLVRTLNYDLDGNQIGLEFSLRDSNQSLDKAVFSQFALPKQL; encoded by the coding sequence ATGGGTAAAAAGATATTGTCAATATTTGTGGTGATGAGTGCGCTGATGGGGACGCTTGCACTTTGGTTGTGGTTACCTGATGAACAGCCGGCTTGGATCAAGTGGGTCGCGCTGAGCCTTACCGCGGTAATTATGAGTGTGACGGTGATCTACTGGTGGCGCCAGCGGGCAAAGTCTCAAACGACGTCAAAAGAGCACGAACAGTCGGTCTTATTGAAGCAAGATACCAGAGTGATCGAACAGCTGTTTCGTCTGGCGGTCAAAAAAATATTTGGGCAAGGGCGCAACAAGCTTGACAGTTTATACCGTCTCCCTTGGTACTTGGTGCTCGGAGGTGAGCAAGACGCCAAAAGTTCGGTCTTGCTTCAAAATGGGTTTGAACCGATCAATGAACGCACCGAGCACGACAGTGATACCGAGCAGTACCTGCGCTTTTGGAGCAATGATCACGCGGTTGTCGTCGAAGTTGGTCATCGCATATTCGACAGTGAAGGCATCGACGAAGCGTTGTGGGGCGTTCTTGCCAAACAGCTTTTTAAGTATCGTCCTCGCCAAGGTCTTAATGGGATCCTAACGGTGATTGGTTGTGAGCGTTTGGTCGTAACGGACAATAAAGAACGTTCAAAGTTAGCGGCGATCTACCAGGAAGCCATTTTATCAATGGGAGGGGCACTGGATCTGGTTCTGCCCGTCTATATGGCTTTTTCTAAAGCCGATGGCATTGCGGATTTCATCGATTTCTTTGAAGGCTTTACCGCTTGTGATTCTGAAAACCCTTTCGGCATTACTTGTGACTATGATGTGTCACGCCGCTATGACAAACATGACTTTGAGCAACAGAGTCACAAGCTGATTGAGGCGCTGGCCTTGCAACAGTTTGAACAACTCAATAATGCCAATGTGGACAAGGCGGAAGCGATACTCGCTTGGCCTTATCAGTTGAGAATTGTGTTTGAGCGGATCAATGAGCTTCTGAGCGAGATTGGCCGAGAGAACCGTGTGCGTGAAGCGGTTTGGCTCCGTGGCGCTTATTTAATGTCATCGGGGCAAAAAGGCATCAAGCATGACTTGTTAACTCACTCTGTCGCGGAGCGCGGAGAGTTCAATCGCCTCGAGACCAAAGAGCAGCAACCGAGTCGTCGTGGCTACTTTACGCAGCGAATCTTCAGTAAAGTCATACTTCCTGAGAACAATCTGGTGGGCGTCAACGAGTGGCGACATGCGGGATATTTGGTCTTTCGTTCAGCGATCTTGGTCTCAATCATGGCGTTAATGGTGATTGGAGGCCTGAAGTTAAGGGATAACTGGACGGCGGATGAAAACTGGCGCAGTGCGGCTATCTCTCAGGTTCGTTTCTACCAGTCGGATATCCAAGCATTAAGCCAAGACTATTCAATGTCTGATTTGGTGGCGATCTTGGTTGAGTTGGGCGACGTTGTGATTGCTGGTATCCAACCTAAACCTTGGCATAAGCTCGTCAGTATCAAACAGGGTGAAACGGCAGAAACCATCTACAAAACGTACGAAAAACAGCTACATCAAATCTTGTTACCGAAGTTAGAAGAATTGATCAGTAGTGAGTTGTACGTATACGTCAATTTGGGTAATCCAAGCCGAATCTTTGAAATTTTGCGTTACTACCAAATGTTGTTTGACCGCGACCAGCTCAACATAGAAGAGCTGCAAGCGTATCTAGTGGATATTCTGAAAGATCAGGGGGAATTATCTTCAGATGAGTTGGCTCAACTCTCTCTGCTAATCGAAGATTTGTTCAGTGGCGATTACGACCAACAGTTAGTGCCAAATCAAGAGCTGATCGCCGTTGCGACCAATAATTTGGAAGGGTTGTCGCCCGAACGTTTGATATATGCGCGGATTAAAAGCATGCCCCAATACCGTACACAGGTGGATCTGCGCCGACAACTGGGTGAAAAGTTCGATAGCCTGTTTACGTTCTCTAGCGGTTTCCATGGCTACTTAGTACCAGAGGTTTTTACCAAGCAAGGGTATGGCAAGCTTGACTTGACGGCTAAATCTCCTCTGTTGAGAGAGCTGATGGGAGAGTTCAAAGCGATCCAGGGCGACATGTCAGGGGCCTCTGTCGTGGAACTAACGGAACTGAGTAAGCAGATTCAAAGGTTGTACTTTGCCGACTATGTCTATTACTGGAAAGAAATGGTCAATAACATTGAAGTGAAGCCTTTTGTCGAGGCCGCGGAGCTAAATTACGTCCTGCGCAATGTAAGGACACCGGCCAGCAGTCCATTGCTGGATGTCATGGAAGCGGTGGTCGTCAACACAACACTTGCGGTTGAAGAGCAACCAGATACCAAAGGGCAAAAACGGATAGCCAGTCAGTTGGGGCTGAAAAAAGCCAAGAAAGTGCTCAACAAAGCTAACAAAATCAATCGTGCGGTAGGCGACAAGCTACTTAGACTCCAGCCATCGTTTGTGGTTAATGAGGCCTTTTTACCGTTCTCTCAGTTTGTCAACGGAAGCGGAAAAGGGGCGACCCCTCATGATGAACTAATTGTTGCGGTGACGGAGTTGACCAGTTTCTATGATACGGCGTTGACGAATGCTAATCCGGGCAAAGCGTTTCATGAATATGCACTGGCTCATGCTAAGGGGAGTCGTGATCCGATCGTGAAGTTTCGTTTAGCGGGCAGCCAAGCACCAAGCCAGGTTGCAAGTTGGGTGCAAAGCATCAGAGAACAGGTCTGGGGACAAGTAGTGCAAGGAAGTGCTGACTATTTGAACACTCAGTGGGACGAACAAGTTTATCAATTTTACGCGGCTGCGATTGAAGGGCGTTTCCCATTCGCTCAGCATGGCCGGGGTGAGGTGAACTTAGATGATTTCAGTGCCTTTTTTAAACCCAGTGGCCGGGTTGACCAGTACATTGACCAATTTCTTAAGCCGTTCGTGTATTGGGATAATGGGCGCCTGAAAATCAATGAAGTGGATGGATTGATCTTACCGATCAGTGATTCGACACGAGCGCAGCTCGAACGAACACGACAAATTACGCGTATCTTCTTCGGATCATCTGGGGGAGAGATGGCATTAACGATTGGCTTAAAAGCCCAATCAATGAGTACAGATGTCACGGAGTTTCGTTTACGAGATGCCCAAACGCTCTTTAGCTACCGACATGGTCCACGGGTATGGCGTGATGTGACGTGGCCTTCGCTCGGCGGTGACGATCATCTTAGCGCTGAGTTTTTCAACGGAGACAATCGTCTGGCCGGGCAATCCTTTACGGGTCAGTGGGCTCTGTTTCGAGCCATGTTTAGTCGAAGCAGTCGTGCAACCACCAGTCGATTGGTGCGAACTCTGAATTATGACCTTGATGGTAATCAGATTGGTCTGGAGTTTTCATTGAGAGACTCTAATCAGAGCTTGGACAAGGCGGTGTTTTCACAATTCGCTTTGCCTAAGCAGTTGTAA
- a CDS encoding protein kinase domain-containing protein encodes MHGDIKPSNLLYVPKNHQVRLIDFGASHRMGTRRETFRHWQGTPMFASSAQLNGEGRVEARDDWYSLNKIIEQVMPLERDYTRRTELERLAQRLCT; translated from the coding sequence GTGCACGGCGATATTAAACCATCGAACCTGCTCTATGTGCCTAAGAATCATCAAGTGCGCTTGATTGATTTTGGTGCCAGTCATCGCATGGGCACCCGCCGTGAAACATTCCGTCACTGGCAAGGAACCCCCATGTTTGCTTCGTCGGCACAGCTCAATGGAGAGGGGCGGGTCGAGGCGAGAGACGACTGGTATTCGCTTAACAAAATCATCGAGCAAGTCATGCCGTTAGAGCGTGACTATACAAGACGTACAGAATTGGAGCGCTTAGCGCAGCGTTTATGTACGTGA